The following coding sequences lie in one Caproicibacterium argilliputei genomic window:
- a CDS encoding type IA DNA topoisomerase gives MKLIIAEKPELGRAIGTALNLTPAASGTMTGSGYTVVWAFGHLMELEEPEKLDSKYAKWNLADLPMFFNPWPSVAIDGKAERLAQIGKLMQQADSIVNAGDPDDEGQYLIDEILDHFHNTKPVERVLINDNTPSEIQKAFQQLQPNDKFRSIGEAAHARALCDKTFGYNYSRFFALKLNVKGMSVGRVQTPTLGLVVNRDKAIEGHVKQKYFELSAATILHNISIGLDFKPLKESLEDGHCLDCALLEDVGANLPHPAQFEITKVQKTEEPPLPFNLVKLQAHMNEKYNIPVSRTLEITQELRDKYKAITYNRSDCQYLNAEQHESAPQILPAVMQRLGVEMPLNYSITSKCFNGENVTAHHAIIPTGSHFDLNALTDEQKNVYTEIALRYLVQFLPGRTTEVTTAEAGIDGKGSFKASTSRVLSAGFADYYPAKAVNTTALSDVPAGQYSAEITDCEISEKFTAPPKRYTQASLITDMTQIAKYVTDPQAKAALKAKDKDKKGENGSIGTPATRDKIIETLIKRGYLQDDGKHLISTPYGRQFYDLLPDDIKKPDLTALWWTIQEDIKSGNANISDMTDSVLASIRSHLQDDYSGVHVSRETNREEIGKCPLCGKPVYEGKLSFRCSGYRDGCTFALWKENNYFKHFGKSLTKAAAKSLLGPHHRCLTKNLTSAKTGKKYDAYFKMAMQDGRPQFSLEFPDKKAPKKTTARRK, from the coding sequence ATGAAACTGATTATCGCAGAAAAGCCAGAACTCGGCCGTGCCATCGGCACAGCCCTTAATCTTACCCCAGCAGCAAGTGGAACCATGACCGGCAGCGGATATACCGTGGTCTGGGCCTTTGGTCATCTGATGGAGCTGGAGGAACCGGAAAAGCTGGACTCGAAATATGCAAAGTGGAACCTCGCAGATCTGCCGATGTTTTTTAACCCTTGGCCGTCAGTCGCCATTGACGGTAAAGCGGAACGGCTTGCGCAGATTGGCAAACTCATGCAGCAAGCTGACAGCATTGTTAACGCTGGTGACCCGGACGATGAAGGGCAGTACCTCATTGACGAAATACTTGACCACTTTCACAATACGAAACCGGTAGAACGTGTTTTGATTAACGATAATACCCCCTCTGAAATCCAGAAAGCCTTCCAACAGCTGCAGCCGAACGACAAGTTCCGGTCGATTGGCGAAGCTGCCCATGCCCGCGCACTGTGTGACAAAACTTTCGGCTACAATTATAGCCGCTTTTTTGCATTAAAACTCAATGTCAAAGGAATGTCAGTCGGGCGGGTACAAACGCCCACTCTTGGATTGGTAGTCAATCGCGACAAAGCTATTGAAGGCCATGTGAAGCAGAAATATTTTGAGCTATCTGCGGCTACCATCCTACATAATATCTCAATTGGCCTTGATTTCAAGCCGCTGAAAGAATCGCTGGAAGATGGACACTGCCTTGACTGCGCCTTATTGGAAGATGTGGGTGCCAACCTGCCGCACCCGGCACAGTTTGAAATCACGAAAGTGCAGAAAACAGAGGAACCGCCGCTGCCATTTAATCTGGTGAAACTGCAGGCGCACATGAATGAAAAATACAACATTCCGGTGTCCCGGACGCTTGAAATTACGCAGGAGCTGCGCGACAAGTACAAGGCGATTACATACAACCGTTCCGACTGCCAATATCTGAACGCGGAGCAGCACGAATCCGCTCCGCAGATCCTCCCTGCAGTCATGCAGCGACTGGGCGTGGAAATGCCGCTTAATTACAGCATCACGTCCAAATGCTTTAACGGCGAGAACGTAACTGCGCACCACGCGATCATTCCAACCGGCTCTCATTTTGACTTGAATGCTCTGACGGATGAACAGAAAAACGTGTACACGGAAATCGCACTGCGCTATCTGGTGCAGTTTCTGCCCGGACGCACGACGGAAGTTACCACGGCCGAGGCAGGCATTGACGGGAAAGGCAGCTTTAAGGCAAGTACCAGCCGTGTTTTGAGTGCAGGATTCGCCGATTACTACCCGGCAAAAGCGGTCAACACAACGGCGCTGAGTGATGTTCCTGCCGGACAGTATTCGGCAGAAATCACCGACTGCGAAATTTCCGAGAAATTCACTGCACCGCCGAAACGATACACACAGGCATCCCTGATTACTGACATGACGCAGATTGCAAAGTACGTCACCGATCCGCAGGCGAAAGCTGCCTTGAAAGCAAAGGACAAAGACAAAAAAGGTGAAAACGGCAGCATCGGCACCCCGGCCACGCGTGACAAAATCATTGAAACACTGATCAAGCGCGGTTATCTCCAGGATGACGGCAAACATCTGATATCAACCCCATATGGACGTCAGTTTTACGACTTGCTGCCGGATGACATTAAAAAGCCGGACTTGACGGCTCTCTGGTGGACAATCCAGGAGGATATCAAATCCGGTAATGCAAATATTTCCGATATGACGGATTCCGTACTTGCTTCTATTCGCAGTCACCTGCAGGACGATTATTCCGGAGTCCACGTCAGCCGGGAAACCAACCGGGAAGAAATCGGCAAGTGCCCGCTCTGCGGCAAGCCCGTATACGAAGGAAAACTGTCTTTCCGCTGCTCCGGCTACAGGGACGGCTGTACGTTCGCGCTCTGGAAGGAGAACAACTACTTCAAACACTTTGGTAAGTCGCTTACCAAAGCCGCTGCGAAATCGCTGCTAGGTCCGCACCACCGCTGCCTGACGAAGAATCTGACCAGCGCGAAAACCGGAAAGAAGTATGACGCTTACTTTAAAATGGCGATGCAGGACGGCAGGCCGCAGTTCTCTTTGGAATTTCCAGACAAGAAAGCACCTAAAAAGACAACTGCACGAAGAAAATAA
- the mobP2 gene encoding MobP2 family relaxase yields MTHNHSPGPVPGVVMHTKFVMSGDKRFRTYVDYMDRDNAIRNDKYQQFSAYMTDYMDNPAKQSDFNPDSERTSALFTSTADALSDQQKRFYKSQFTKAQRNGSPMWQTVVSFRNDWLQEHGLYDARTGLLDEAHLRTATRSAMTALLKNEGMQDSAVWTAAMHYNTDNIHIHIAVVEPQPSRKTVLVNGEEQFRGKWKQSSLDKVKSQVANRLVDRTEDLQHINSLIRNNIIAAKSKNLFQEDHQLRQQFLAIYHALPHDRRTWKYNMGAMQSLRPQIDRLTKAYIDRYHPADFAQLTQALKKEERFQQSVYGTSKRDLHTQYGTTKLRDLYTRMGNSILTEMREYDRLARQRITGGPRQDTRPLVRRAAVNHDLDRALGALKKALRSDNSYRNQRDYETMLRASESETETESRGGF; encoded by the coding sequence ATGACACATAATCATAGTCCGGGGCCTGTCCCCGGCGTTGTTATGCACACAAAATTCGTCATGTCCGGAGACAAGCGCTTTCGGACTTATGTGGATTATATGGACCGAGACAATGCAATTCGGAATGACAAATATCAACAGTTTTCTGCCTACATGACGGACTACATGGACAACCCCGCAAAACAATCTGACTTCAACCCGGATTCCGAACGCACCAGTGCCTTGTTCACCTCTACAGCCGATGCGCTTTCTGATCAGCAAAAGAGGTTTTACAAAAGTCAATTCACAAAGGCACAGCGAAACGGCAGTCCCATGTGGCAGACCGTCGTTTCTTTTCGCAACGACTGGCTGCAGGAACATGGTCTGTACGACGCTCGCACCGGTCTGCTGGATGAGGCACACCTGCGCACGGCAACGCGCTCAGCTATGACCGCACTGCTCAAAAATGAGGGAATGCAGGATAGCGCTGTGTGGACAGCCGCTATGCATTACAACACGGACAACATTCATATCCACATTGCAGTTGTAGAACCACAGCCCTCCCGAAAAACGGTTTTGGTGAACGGCGAAGAACAGTTTCGTGGCAAGTGGAAACAGTCTTCTTTGGACAAAGTAAAGTCCCAGGTTGCAAACCGATTGGTTGATCGCACGGAAGATCTGCAGCATATTAACAGCTTAATCCGAAACAACATCATTGCCGCCAAATCAAAAAATCTGTTTCAAGAGGACCACCAGTTACGCCAGCAGTTCCTTGCAATTTACCATGCACTGCCTCACGACCGGCGCACTTGGAAATACAATATGGGTGCCATGCAGTCCCTGCGACCACAGATTGACCGGCTGACAAAAGCGTACATTGACCGGTATCACCCGGCGGATTTTGCGCAGTTGACGCAGGCACTAAAAAAAGAAGAACGCTTCCAGCAATCTGTTTACGGAACCAGCAAGCGCGATTTGCACACGCAGTATGGAACAACGAAGCTGCGGGATCTGTATACCCGGATGGGTAACTCCATCCTCACAGAGATGCGGGAGTATGACCGCCTGGCGCGGCAGCGAATAACCGGAGGCCCCCGGCAGGATACGCGTCCTTTGGTACGCCGTGCAGCTGTCAACCACGATCTTGACCGTGCTCTCGGCGCATTGAAAAAAGCACTGCGCAGTGACAACAGTTATCGGAACCAGCGAGATTATGAGACCATGCTGCGCGCATCGGAGTCAGAAACAGAAACGGAATCCCGCGGCGGATTTTAA
- a CDS encoding bifunctional lytic transglycosylase/C40 family peptidase, with translation MPALVIKKKLGLAVSGSFLVVALLFILLAGALVSVLGGILGNTNSGEGSAGGTGKYKNLCPAVLAYESEVTEVAAQYGMSQYVPLLLAQMQQESSGQGGDPMQASEGPYNKNYPHGPNGITDPHYSIECGVQELRDCLKAAGATGPADMQGIKLALQGYNFGNGYIDWVKQRGGYSAENAVEFSNMMAQKSGWASYGDIHYVDHVLQYYSADGTASGGATDANVQSLISVTDGIKATTHYVLGGNTPGQALDCSSYVCWAFTQAGIKNMPRVTAQGIYDDYCTPISPTQAKAGDIIFFQGTYFCGETITHVGIYLGNGQMMHCSSSADAIVVGDCTSSYWKSHFYAYGRVK, from the coding sequence TTGCCAGCACTTGTTATAAAAAAGAAACTTGGTCTTGCAGTCAGCGGCAGCTTTTTGGTTGTCGCTCTTCTTTTTATCCTTTTGGCGGGTGCGCTTGTGAGCGTACTTGGAGGTATTCTTGGCAACACAAATTCCGGGGAAGGCTCCGCGGGCGGCACCGGAAAATACAAAAATCTGTGCCCTGCCGTTTTGGCCTACGAGTCAGAGGTTACCGAAGTAGCGGCACAATACGGAATGTCACAGTATGTTCCGCTGCTGCTTGCACAGATGCAGCAGGAAAGCAGCGGTCAGGGTGGTGACCCCATGCAGGCCAGTGAAGGACCCTACAATAAAAATTATCCGCATGGACCAAATGGAATTACCGACCCGCATTACAGTATAGAGTGTGGCGTTCAGGAGCTGCGGGACTGCCTAAAAGCTGCGGGGGCAACCGGCCCAGCAGATATGCAGGGCATTAAATTGGCACTGCAAGGGTACAACTTCGGAAATGGCTACATAGATTGGGTGAAACAGCGCGGCGGATATTCTGCGGAAAACGCGGTGGAATTTTCAAACATGATGGCGCAGAAATCAGGATGGGCCAGTTACGGTGATATTCATTATGTCGATCACGTTTTACAATATTATTCCGCAGACGGAACGGCCAGCGGCGGTGCAACAGATGCAAACGTGCAGTCCCTCATCAGCGTAACGGATGGTATCAAAGCAACGACTCACTACGTCCTTGGCGGCAATACGCCGGGACAAGCTTTGGATTGCAGCAGTTACGTCTGCTGGGCATTCACACAGGCCGGGATTAAAAATATGCCGCGCGTGACGGCACAGGGCATTTACGACGATTACTGCACACCGATTTCACCCACGCAGGCAAAAGCCGGGGACATTATCTTTTTTCAGGGGACCTATTTCTGTGGCGAAACCATTACACACGTCGGCATTTATCTTGGTAACGGACAGATGATGCACTGCTCCAGCTCTGCGGATGCCATCGTTGTTGGGGATTGCACCTCGTCTTATTGGAAATCTCATTTCTACGCTTACGGACGTGTCAAATAA
- a CDS encoding DUF2726 domain-containing protein, protein MMFGRKKQQNITPVNVQAIFDKQNKLIEDLKNSLNQLQTENRQLRSQAVEDNPDKNFWLSDSIMTPNESFFYYHIGEALKGEKLKNMKLYLFAQVSLHSFVKLEKGVTADLAKTKILSKSVDFLICKDDPNHTHQRKDGRIVTFHRYRPVLAIEIDGSSHLQAYYSGDTTKEQADKAFQRQLANDRFKNKLFAAIGLPLLRYQLPATDTVCKTDSDKLQQLIENTLLGSAT, encoded by the coding sequence ATGATGTTCGGACGCAAAAAGCAGCAAAATATTACTCCTGTCAATGTGCAAGCTATCTTTGATAAACAAAACAAACTGATTGAAGATCTGAAAAATAGCCTCAATCAATTGCAAACTGAAAACAGACAGCTTCGCAGTCAGGCAGTTGAAGACAACCCAGATAAAAATTTCTGGCTCAGTGATTCCATAATGACGCCAAATGAAAGCTTTTTTTATTATCACATTGGTGAAGCATTGAAGGGTGAAAAGCTTAAGAACATGAAGCTCTATCTTTTCGCACAAGTTAGCTTGCACTCTTTTGTGAAACTTGAAAAAGGCGTAACAGCGGATCTTGCAAAAACAAAGATACTGTCAAAGAGCGTTGACTTCCTTATCTGCAAGGATGACCCTAACCATACCCATCAGCGCAAGGATGGCCGCATTGTGACATTTCACCGTTATCGACCAGTGCTGGCAATTGAGATTGACGGTTCCTCACATTTACAAGCATATTACTCAGGTGATACAACAAAGGAACAGGCCGACAAAGCCTTTCAGCGTCAGCTGGCAAATGACCGCTTTAAGAATAAACTTTTTGCAGCAATCGGGCTGCCATTGCTGCGCTACCAACTCCCTGCAACTGACACTGTATGCAAAACTGACAGTGATAAGCTACAGCAATTGATTGAAAATACGCTATTAGGAAGTGCGACATAA
- a CDS encoding tyrosine-type recombinase/integrase, which produces MEKTTVMDWLKKWNETYSKPNLAEKTYACYKCAIGILNRYHPELQDMPLDELTSLYIQRILNDLAGKYAKSTLNSIRVVFHKAYEAASEIPAFGVSQIGKLYIPKRAAQKIVRALTREEQAKVEAVAQETLLGYVTIFFLRTGLRAEELCNLKWSDYDKKQQVIYIRKSKTKAGVRPVPLNREAQQILLSQPKCRFDNAIFHSSNGNPVTISSLQKLYLRLRRETGIPFITTHVYRHTFATRALEDGMNIKALSQILGHTDVAFTIKQYCSPDLDFLREQTDMIDMRQETTQANTSISILVTQQAKTISDLQKMIEQLQHA; this is translated from the coding sequence ATGGAAAAAACAACTGTTATGGACTGGTTAAAAAAATGGAACGAAACTTATTCTAAGCCAAACCTCGCTGAAAAAACATACGCTTGCTACAAATGCGCAATAGGCATTCTTAATCGCTATCATCCAGAGCTGCAGGATATGCCGCTGGATGAGCTTACCTCTTTGTATATACAGAGAATTTTGAATGATCTCGCTGGCAAATACGCAAAATCAACCCTCAACTCTATTCGCGTTGTCTTTCACAAAGCATACGAAGCTGCTAGTGAGATTCCGGCATTCGGTGTTTCACAGATAGGCAAGCTTTACATTCCCAAAAGAGCTGCACAGAAAATTGTGCGTGCGCTCACACGCGAAGAGCAGGCAAAAGTTGAAGCAGTGGCGCAGGAGACGCTGCTCGGCTATGTGACTATTTTCTTTTTGCGTACAGGTCTGCGAGCCGAAGAATTGTGCAATCTCAAATGGAGCGACTATGACAAAAAGCAGCAAGTTATCTACATACGCAAGAGCAAAACAAAAGCCGGTGTACGCCCTGTGCCTCTTAACAGGGAAGCTCAACAAATTCTATTATCCCAACCTAAATGCCGTTTTGACAACGCTATTTTCCACTCGTCAAATGGCAATCCAGTGACAATATCATCCCTGCAGAAGCTCTATCTGCGCCTTCGCAGGGAAACCGGTATTCCTTTCATTACCACCCATGTATATCGGCACACATTTGCTACGCGTGCTCTGGAGGACGGTATGAATATTAAGGCACTGTCTCAGATACTTGGGCATACAGACGTTGCCTTTACTATCAAGCAGTACTGTTCTCCGGATTTGGATTTTTTGCGGGAACAGACAGACATGATAGATATGCGTCAGGAAACCACACAGGCAAACACTTCGATTTCTATTTTGGTAACCCAGCAAGCAAAAACGATTTCCGATTTACAGAAGATGATTGAACAACTTCAACACGCATAA
- a CDS encoding type II toxin-antitoxin system HicB family antitoxin, translated as MKNYLVYKDYHGTVEYSAEDDCLFGQIVGIADLISYEGQDVASLKQDFENAVDDYLALCKQLNKEPQKAYKGSFNVRVSPDLHRKLDLIAQTSHQTLNSVVTEALTSYAKQQNSATR; from the coding sequence ATGAAAAACTATTTAGTCTACAAAGACTACCATGGTACTGTCGAATATTCCGCTGAGGATGACTGCCTGTTCGGTCAAATTGTCGGGATTGCGGATTTGATCAGCTATGAGGGACAGGATGTGGCAAGTTTGAAGCAGGATTTTGAAAATGCAGTCGATGATTATCTCGCTTTGTGCAAACAGCTGAACAAGGAACCGCAAAAAGCGTATAAAGGGTCCTTCAATGTTCGCGTCTCTCCGGACTTACACCGCAAGTTGGATCTGATTGCACAAACCAGTCACCAGACGCTGAATTCCGTTGTAACAGAGGCACTTACAAGTTATGCCAAACAGCAAAATTCTGCAACACGGTAA
- a CDS encoding type II toxin-antitoxin system Phd/YefM family antitoxin, which translates to MKIDTNNLVSITDANQNFSRIARMVDQNGAAVILKNNRPRYLLIEFQQAEGEQYASDEDIAAISNRLIQKNRKAYEELAKC; encoded by the coding sequence ATGAAAATTGACACGAACAATCTCGTTTCCATTACCGATGCAAATCAGAACTTCTCAAGGATTGCCAGAATGGTTGACCAGAACGGCGCAGCTGTCATTCTGAAAAATAATAGACCACGTTACCTGCTGATTGAATTTCAGCAGGCAGAAGGGGAACAATACGCCAGTGATGAAGATATTGCGGCAATTTCCAACCGCTTGATTCAAAAAAACCGCAAAGCGTATGAGGAACTTGCAAAATGTTAA
- a CDS encoding toll/interleukin-1 receptor domain-containing protein — translation MRYYSENNSPWPCGFDEKFPRSCSSYLRAKKLVDENFCAEHPTWFHVPVNDARLMDFTLSFIELYCADSFGHEFVTIPCYNRKKVFAFDTEEFMKHAIIFEIPYGHRSKYFEMLNKINARLPIQDCMTLFVNNVPYDLHFLVSIETTDESVRDFVCQQISSLKLFQIHSKGMDELFRETAARKWNIRQPWPGQADIEFQVAGFFSFPEVDELKQKGYDLYFQADRPRLFISYCHTDKALVYDFTERMESCGIDFWIDKKDLESGKPLLRSILQGISECDIAISFVSKAMVHSNFAQAELEHILDALIKKEKMWCFVRVDDVDVNSVMPCLSTYTYIDYAAEHDLDAVVKDVLTKHKRAHEAKLGYSVEL, via the coding sequence GTGCGCTATTATTCCGAAAACAATTCCCCTTGGCCTTGTGGGTTTGATGAAAAATTTCCTCGCTCTTGTAGTTCTTATCTTCGCGCGAAGAAACTTGTGGACGAAAATTTCTGTGCAGAACATCCCACATGGTTTCATGTCCCTGTAAACGATGCACGCCTGATGGACTTTACTTTGTCTTTCATTGAACTGTATTGCGCAGACTCCTTCGGTCATGAATTTGTTACGATTCCATGTTATAATAGGAAAAAAGTTTTCGCTTTTGACACGGAGGAATTTATGAAACACGCTATTATTTTTGAAATACCTTATGGACACCGAAGTAAATATTTTGAGATGTTAAATAAAATTAACGCACGACTTCCCATACAGGATTGCATGACATTGTTTGTAAATAACGTTCCATATGATTTGCATTTTTTAGTTTCGATTGAAACTACAGATGAGTCTGTGAGAGATTTCGTTTGTCAACAAATTTCCTCTTTAAAACTTTTCCAAATTCACAGTAAAGGTATGGATGAATTGTTTAGGGAAACAGCTGCTCGGAAATGGAACATTCGGCAGCCTTGGCCGGGACAAGCAGACATTGAATTTCAAGTGGCGGGCTTTTTTAGTTTTCCGGAAGTGGATGAACTCAAACAAAAGGGATATGATCTTTATTTTCAGGCAGACAGGCCACGTCTTTTTATTTCCTATTGCCATACTGACAAAGCGCTTGTGTATGATTTTACAGAGAGAATGGAAAGCTGCGGAATTGACTTTTGGATTGACAAGAAGGATCTTGAAAGCGGGAAGCCTTTGCTACGTTCTATTTTACAAGGAATTTCGGAGTGTGATATTGCAATCAGCTTTGTATCAAAGGCTATGGTTCATTCTAACTTTGCACAGGCAGAATTGGAACATATCTTAGATGCTTTAATAAAGAAAGAAAAGATGTGGTGCTTTGTGCGAGTGGATGATGTGGATGTCAATTCCGTCATGCCTTGTCTTTCTACTTATACCTATATTGATTATGCGGCAGAGCATGATCTTGATGCTGTCGTTAAGGACGTTCTCACAAAACACAAACGAGCACATGAAGCGAAACTTGGCTATTCCGTAGAGTTATAA
- a CDS encoding GNAT family N-acetyltransferase: MAGKFIWSDFSQINLNDPFFSSLKSDYSDFSSWFNRKANEHRPALVFYDENGIGAFISLKPETQEILTTQGKIPSKPRLKISTIRIAERFRGQRLGEGALGVCLWKWQESQLPEIYVTVFEKHRLLIDLFQKFGFSMAGKSPIGENIYIKCRYSLDCSNPYACFPFIKPFQKAGIIPINDIYHDKLFPYSELKGNNGQIEEETAGNGVTKIFIAAPFEPTVYTIDEPIFIYRKFSGEHKQYKSVVTSFCTITKIDIIKSSSKTVSLFDFLDLAGNKTVFSHEELTALYYKKQTLLAIQMVYNGFFGNGHNVIQKNLHEQGLFNCHPYQISYSPQQFNQILRMGDVHAENVIIN, encoded by the coding sequence ATGGCGGGAAAATTTATTTGGAGTGATTTTTCTCAAATTAATTTAAATGATCCATTTTTTTCGTCACTAAAGTCAGATTATTCTGATTTTAGTAGCTGGTTTAATCGAAAAGCAAATGAACATCGGCCGGCATTGGTGTTTTACGATGAAAATGGTATTGGTGCTTTTATAAGTTTGAAACCAGAGACGCAAGAAATTCTTACCACTCAAGGGAAAATACCTTCCAAACCGCGATTGAAAATTTCTACGATTCGTATTGCTGAACGATTCAGAGGTCAGCGATTAGGAGAAGGGGCGTTAGGCGTTTGCCTATGGAAATGGCAGGAATCACAGCTTCCGGAAATTTATGTAACAGTTTTTGAAAAACACAGACTGTTAATTGACTTATTTCAAAAGTTTGGATTTTCTATGGCGGGAAAAAGTCCTATTGGAGAAAATATCTATATAAAGTGTAGATACAGTCTTGACTGCTCTAACCCATACGCTTGTTTCCCCTTTATAAAACCATTTCAAAAAGCAGGGATTATTCCTATCAATGATATTTATCATGATAAACTATTTCCTTACTCGGAACTAAAAGGGAATAACGGACAAATCGAAGAAGAAACTGCTGGGAATGGAGTAACCAAAATTTTTATCGCTGCTCCCTTTGAACCTACGGTTTATACGATTGATGAACCAATTTTTATCTACAGAAAGTTTTCTGGTGAACATAAGCAATACAAATCCGTTGTAACTTCCTTTTGTACAATTACGAAAATTGATATTATCAAATCGTCCAGTAAAACGGTTTCTCTATTTGATTTTTTAGATTTGGCCGGAAATAAGACTGTCTTCTCACATGAGGAACTTACCGCGCTGTACTACAAAAAACAGACGCTTCTCGCCATACAAATGGTCTATAATGGATTCTTCGGAAATGGGCACAATGTAATTCAAAAGAACTTGCATGAACAAGGTCTGTTCAATTGCCATCCTTATCAAATATCCTATTCTCCTCAACAATTTAATCAAATTTTAAGAATGGGTGATGTACATGCAGAAAATGTTATTATCAATTAA
- a CDS encoding type II toxin-antitoxin system HicA family toxin produces the protein MVKLLRYFGYKEDTSPNGSRIRFVSKNQSVITFHKPHPQPTLKRYVLDVVIDILRKDGQIQ, from the coding sequence ATGGTCAAATTGCTTCGATACTTCGGCTATAAGGAAGACACATCACCAAATGGTTCCCGTATACGATTTGTTTCCAAAAATCAGTCGGTCATTACGTTTCACAAGCCACATCCTCAACCCACATTAAAACGGTATGTGCTGGATGTTGTAATTGACATTTTGAGAAAGGACGGTCAGATCCAATGA